A single region of the Solwaraspora sp. WMMD791 genome encodes:
- a CDS encoding ISAs1 family transposase yields the protein MSWSSRTPCTPGTGHAEYLAAAGGHLMVTVKASQPTTFAQLKAVPWAQVPVGARTRDTGHGRTETRTVKAVTVATPGGLGFPHARQAVRITRTRTVKGRTSRETAYLTVSLPAGQAQPADLGAWARAEWHIENRLHYVRDVTLREDAHHARIGNGPAVFATLRNTTVGYHRGNGEPNIARATRRANRRSTDLIDAVTRSYPTTQ from the coding sequence ATGTCCTGGTCGTCGCGGACGCCCTGCACGCCCGGAACCGGACACGCCGAGTACCTGGCCGCCGCCGGCGGGCATCTGATGGTCACGGTCAAAGCCAGCCAGCCGACCACGTTCGCCCAGCTCAAAGCTGTTCCCTGGGCGCAGGTCCCGGTCGGAGCGCGGACCCGCGACACCGGACACGGCCGAACGGAGACCCGCACCGTCAAGGCCGTCACCGTGGCGACACCCGGCGGGCTCGGCTTCCCCCACGCCCGGCAGGCCGTCCGGATCACCCGTACCCGTACGGTCAAGGGCAGGACCAGCCGCGAAACGGCGTACCTGACCGTGTCCCTGCCCGCTGGACAGGCCCAACCCGCCGACCTCGGTGCCTGGGCACGGGCAGAGTGGCATATCGAGAACCGCCTGCACTACGTCCGCGATGTCACGTTACGTGAGGATGCCCATCACGCCCGGATCGGCAACGGACCAGCCGTCTTCGCCACACTCCGTAACACCACGGTCGGCTACCACCGCGGCAACGGCGAACCCAACATCGCCCGCGCCACCCGACGAGCGAACCGCCGTTCTACAGACCTCATCGACGCCGTGACCAGGAGTTACCCGACTACGCAATAG
- a CDS encoding helix-turn-helix transcriptional regulator, translated as MGEGGGWAAMRERRLAEPGAAEAYEAARLAFELGRSVRELRERRGWSQTQLATASGMTQSAVARFEAGGTVPTLVVLERLATALEVSLKVGFEPRDAAA; from the coding sequence ATGGGTGAGGGTGGCGGTTGGGCCGCGATGCGGGAGCGGCGGCTGGCTGAGCCGGGAGCCGCTGAGGCGTACGAGGCGGCGCGGTTGGCGTTCGAGCTCGGTCGTTCGGTGCGTGAGTTGCGTGAGCGTCGTGGTTGGAGTCAGACGCAGTTGGCCACGGCGTCGGGGATGACGCAGTCTGCGGTGGCCCGGTTCGAGGCTGGCGGCACCGTACCGACACTCGTGGTGCTGGAAAGACTGGCGACAGCGCTCGAGGTGAGCCTGAAGGTCGGCTTCGAACCACGCGACGCCGCCGCATAG
- a CDS encoding helix-turn-helix domain-containing protein: MTTAPGRHRTAELPIGRRIAQLRARRGLTQQVFADRIGKSHSWVDKVERGIRSLDRISVVHTVAAVLGVTPETILAPTTSSRPEPATDTTAAAVEHLRAALARYDTPAPDQPTPSAADLHRRIRYAHSAYQHAHYPQLLRTLPDLLTHTRHTTANDAPPDAAYLQTRVYRLTAHLLTKLDEPHLAWLAADRAITTAAGRPRHTAAAAIALTQALRALHRPTLAVQAALTAVPLIDPAATDHPAPDDHALTGTLLIEAALAAATGNDPTTAHQLTDHADRRAAACHGLRRPDHADTTTGFGPTAVTLARAHIATILGNPHQAMTHHQHATTSHGWRELPAEHRAAHLIDITHAYLDTGNPTGATRAIITADQTAPAETRTRPTAHAVVATLLQTSPTPDLTRLATTIGLAPRP; the protein is encoded by the coding sequence ATGACCACCGCGCCCGGCCGCCACCGCACCGCCGAACTACCCATCGGCCGGCGGATCGCCCAACTGCGCGCCCGACGCGGCCTCACCCAGCAGGTCTTCGCCGACCGCATCGGCAAATCCCACTCCTGGGTCGACAAGGTCGAACGCGGCATCCGCTCCCTCGACCGCATCTCCGTCGTCCACACCGTCGCCGCCGTCCTCGGCGTCACCCCCGAAACCATCCTCGCCCCCACCACCAGCAGCCGACCCGAACCCGCCACCGACACCACGGCCGCCGCCGTCGAACACCTGCGCGCCGCCCTCGCCCGCTACGACACCCCCGCCCCCGACCAACCCACACCGTCCGCCGCCGACCTGCACCGCCGCATCCGGTACGCGCACAGCGCCTACCAGCACGCCCACTACCCGCAACTGCTCCGCACACTGCCCGACCTGCTCACCCACACCCGCCACACCACCGCCAACGACGCCCCACCCGACGCCGCGTACCTGCAAACCCGGGTCTACCGGCTCACCGCACACCTACTCACCAAGCTCGACGAACCCCACCTCGCCTGGCTCGCTGCCGACCGCGCCATCACCACCGCCGCAGGCCGCCCCCGGCACACCGCCGCAGCCGCCATCGCCCTCACCCAAGCGTTACGCGCCCTACACCGACCCACCCTCGCCGTACAGGCCGCGCTCACCGCCGTACCGCTGATCGACCCGGCCGCGACCGACCACCCGGCACCCGACGACCACGCCCTCACCGGCACCCTGCTCATCGAAGCCGCCCTCGCCGCCGCCACCGGCAACGACCCCACCACCGCCCACCAGCTCACCGACCACGCCGACAGACGCGCCGCAGCCTGTCACGGACTACGCCGACCCGACCACGCCGACACCACCACCGGATTCGGACCCACCGCTGTCACCCTCGCCCGCGCCCACATCGCCACCATCCTCGGCAACCCGCACCAGGCCATGACCCACCACCAACACGCCACCACCAGCCACGGCTGGCGGGAGCTTCCCGCCGAACACCGCGCCGCCCACCTGATCGACATCACCCACGCCTACCTCGACACCGGCAATCCCACCGGTGCCACCCGCGCCATCATCACCGCCGACCAGACCGCCCCCGCCGAAACCCGCACCCGACCCACCGCCCACGCCGTTGTCGCCACGCTCCTGCAGACCAGTCCCACCCCCGACCTGACCCGCCTCGCCACCACCATCGGCCTCGCCCCACGACCCTGA
- a CDS encoding helix-turn-helix transcriptional regulator — translation MPENVNTVGARIRYWRMRRGGMSQGVLAGLAGVSQSYISQLESGRKSIDRRSTLVAIASALQVTVADLLGQGTEAGDPARERAGARVPQIWSALIEIEDGERQPVAGSAEELAARIARADQLRASANYPAMAPMLPGLLHAAAAVGGTTLAQAAYLTSTCLRNLGYRHLALNAARIAVTAAEDVEDPAWIGAARFAYTQSLPIESAALAARAADRSLAEVQTDAADERVRQMLGQLHLAAALTCAVSGRVDNARDHLTEAAREAASLGDPVDGAGFNGCGFGPTNVGLWEMSIAAEQGEHGRVIELSRTVRPQTLVAAIRHQSYWLDLGRAFSASGRRDAEALAAFVQAERAAPAPFALNPLAREAVVAITHRTRRRAVPDDLRILAGRLGINL, via the coding sequence ATGCCTGAGAACGTGAACACGGTTGGTGCACGGATCCGGTACTGGCGGATGCGCCGGGGCGGGATGAGCCAGGGGGTGCTCGCTGGCCTGGCTGGCGTCAGTCAGTCGTACATTTCGCAGTTGGAGTCGGGGCGCAAGAGTATCGACCGTCGCTCCACTTTGGTCGCTATCGCGAGTGCTCTTCAGGTCACCGTGGCTGACCTGCTTGGCCAGGGCACCGAGGCGGGGGATCCGGCACGGGAGCGGGCGGGGGCGCGCGTTCCGCAGATCTGGTCCGCGCTGATCGAGATCGAGGACGGCGAGCGGCAGCCAGTTGCCGGCAGCGCTGAGGAGCTTGCCGCCCGGATCGCTCGTGCTGACCAGCTCAGGGCGAGTGCGAACTACCCGGCGATGGCACCGATGCTGCCCGGGTTGCTGCACGCTGCCGCCGCTGTCGGTGGGACGACGCTCGCTCAGGCGGCTTACCTGACCTCGACCTGCTTGCGGAACCTCGGCTACCGGCATCTCGCGTTGAACGCCGCCCGGATCGCGGTGACAGCCGCCGAGGACGTCGAGGACCCAGCATGGATCGGCGCGGCGCGGTTCGCGTACACCCAGAGTTTGCCGATCGAGTCCGCCGCACTCGCGGCACGAGCCGCAGACCGGTCGCTGGCCGAGGTCCAGACCGACGCCGCCGACGAGCGAGTACGGCAGATGCTCGGCCAGCTGCACCTTGCGGCAGCACTGACCTGCGCTGTCAGTGGCCGGGTGGACAACGCTCGTGATCACCTGACCGAGGCGGCCAGGGAGGCGGCAAGCCTCGGGGATCCAGTCGACGGCGCGGGCTTCAACGGGTGCGGCTTCGGGCCGACCAACGTCGGCCTCTGGGAAATGTCGATAGCCGCCGAACAGGGCGAACACGGCCGCGTCATCGAGCTGTCCCGTACAGTACGTCCGCAGACCCTCGTCGCCGCCATCCGTCACCAGTCCTACTGGCTCGACCTCGGCCGGGCGTTCTCCGCCAGTGGGCGCCGCGACGCCGAGGCGTTGGCGGCGTTCGTCCAGGCCGAACGGGCCGCGCCGGCGCCGTTCGCGTTGAACCCACTCGCCCGCGAGGCGGTCGTCGCCATCACGCACCGCACTCGACGACGCGCGGTCCCCGACGACCTGCGGATACTTGCTGGCCGACTCGGAATCAACCTGTAG